The genomic DNA aagtctgcgcattttcttgccatcaagaaaactgatggagcagcggttctggccaagaagtacgtgagggagatagtcagattgcatggtgtgcctgctagtattgtgtctgatagagattccaagttcacctcggtgttctagaaggcgtttcaggcagagatgggcacaaaggtgcatatgagtacaacctaccatcctcagacggacagttagtcagagaggacgatccagattttaGAGGATTTACTAAGGATGtgcgtgttggattggggtggtcattgggcagatcatttgagcttggtagagtttgcttacaacaacagctaccaggcgagtattgggatggccccttatgaggcattgtatgggaggccgtgtcgtacaccattatgttggactcaggtgtgggagaggagcatatatggtgcagattttgttcaggagacctcggagaagattcgggttctgaggctgaacatgaaggaggctcaggatcggtagaagagctatgctgataagaggaggaaggatcttgagtttcaggttggtgatagagtgtacctcaagatggccatgttgcggggtccgaacaggtcattgacagagactaagttgagtctgaggtatatagGTCCGTTCAGAGtaattgagcgggtgggactagtggcataccggctggagttgcctgaggttatgcgtgcgttccacaagatATTttatgtgtcgatgctgaggaagtgttttcacgagggtgatcggttgttggctaagattcttgaggatcttcagcccaacatgactttggaggctaGACCGTTGAGGGTGCTcgggaggagagtcaaggaacttcggaagaagaagattcctttgatgagagtcctgtgggactgtgatggagtagaggagcagacttgggagcccgaggcgaggttgaaggcaaggtttaagaaatggtttgagaagcaggtggcgacttgagcttgtctagctgGGTTcaagttgtagtccgtggctggagcgggtacgatggctggagcgggtacagagtattccagcccatctctgtTGATACTTGGTCGTTTAGgcgtggttggttgtgcgactaagtaccaagatgaggtggtgctcgggatgcgggttgatggcttgaattgttgtatcttattttcttatgtatttttcGTTGaagttgtaacgattatgacattgtttttgagattaataagatgagtatttttctttatgtttgactgttgttgtcatgggaaaaagagaaatagctcgggtttctatttttggaaagtttccacgTGGAAATGAGGTTTCCAGagttagaaagtttctaaaaagggaaaatttttgtggaaagtgttgaggtagatctagtctggagatactcgatggcatcagacttgtttgctcaaggccgtgagGGCCCAACTcgtgtgataccgatagctcgatggactttgtggccagagagtgggagcggtatgttgcttcggatgacaatccgagagcgcgctttagggtgacgacccaagagcgagataattgagactccctggataccgtagctgtgagccgcggctcggcagtgagccggtatgtctcgagggttgcgacccgagagcggggggagtgtgtgtgagtgacttcctagatgtcgtagcttaaggcggttggcccgatagcgagccggcatgattcgttggttacAACCACGGatgggggaagcactgagttgtgagcaaatagagtctttgatgtgagtacattggctagagggagacctcatggttcagtcggaggtgtgcgggctgttgcgacagttgcacgggaaaccttggctgatggtgtttagtccggtcggaggacgtgcgggccgtgttgacggtggcacggaggtccttgacggatggacAGTGTTGCGGGATTtgaggacgaatccttattggtcggggagaattgtaacatccgcgaaccaaatatcgcatttttggtctgagtgtcgattgacacccttggtgtatcgatcgacaccatgttttccggtttggtcgtgTCGGTTTAATTGCTGTTTCGTTCGGCttggttcaattagaaattCCTAAACCGTGTATTTAAGGTAAAGGACGACCCAAGTTGAGGGTTTCTGTTGTttggtcgccgttgagtgagaaaaagagagaaaaatgagagaaagcgttggagagtgtttctgtgagattttggcttgttcttggtggtttttggtgagatatATAGCTGTGGAAGGGAGAGTTGTTGTtgggaacaaaggagaagcttgtgaaggtgttgtttccaccgtttctcaacccaatcttcctgtaaaagaggtgagtgcttgaccatggttgatctaagcatgagatctcttttgtttggctgttctttgtctatttctagtgtttgcttgcttgggtttgttgttatcgggtttcccataggttcctgaggcatttgggtgagtttgggacggtttCGAGTTTATCTGAAATGGAGGATCGACGTTCGTGTTCGTGCAGTTCTCGTCTGCAGAAGCTGTGTCGATCGGTTGACACCGActtagcgtcggtcgacaccagtctcatccgagacttgttttccttgtttgatgtattgtttgtgttttgtttgcttgcttaaatTTGAGAGTCTCagatgcttgtgtgtataacctagtagatgggaggacagCCTCACTAAGTAtctatgataatacttacgcatctcaattgttgtttgtggtgtgcaggtaaaggcaaagtatgatcgtggaatcaaggcgatgaggaggaggatgttctagagacttgattgattgtagtctagctattgttaggttgctagtgttgagttgatagaacattgtaggatgttagaacttggttatttcattgttggttctggattattgcattgttggttattggattgatattgttggaattcttattggtttaatggaattgtttttgttatccgctgttgttgattgttgctagggcgttagtgggtatgggaccactagtgaattaatattatttatatatatatatatatatatatatataaagaagggttgtttcagtttaagtgattcttaataagagAAGTAGTTCTTTTCATTACTGCCTACATCTTGTTTTTACAGATTCGATATATTTCGCAATCATCGTTTTATTGCAGATGTTCATGTCGTTTGATGCTTCTGGATTTGATACCCACCAGAGCAGTTCAATTCATTTgccaaaaatttataaaaatttcctGCTCTAAGTTAGGTCgggattaaaaataatacaaatcgataaaataagaaaataatatgtttttagaaatcctatgtaaaattatgatctcatcaatatcataaattaataatgatataaattacatatatataatttagtggAACatactctattgttgtttgcctatttttgaatttgcatACTTATTGAAactcattttaaatttttctcattacatcaaattttttcggtgttgtcttctcaaatcgcatctaAAAATTGTGGAGAGTCCTAAACgcgataattgtttttttacatgtaattggtTCAAAAGGTACCACAATatcttcttcgacttcatcatcatcatgaaaaATAATAGCAGCAATTTCTTATGAACTTCTGAACAtctatcatttttctttttgtcaaccattgggccactactggccggcccattagccaaatccctataTTCGTAGGAAGCAGGATTTGatcctggtgtgatggtgccttctacgaTTGGACTTACCACTGGCCACTACACTAAGAACATCTATCATTTTTACATGTATAATCTAGTAAACTAATGACATTTGTCCTATTACAATAGCcaagatttataaattaaaacaattatataaaaatgtgaattaaaacaaaagtatcttattttctaatagaaatttttcaaaactataaCACCACTAAaaacctatataaattaataaaatttcatttctccgacattattaatttatagaggctTACTTTATATCATTTAAAACCGGGTAATTCTCACAAATAACacaaaagtaatttttttgtagcatattaataaattatgtttCCAAATTTAGCATATCATTTCACATGGGATTAAAATTTAAAGCCATTAATTATGTCACTTGTATAAATGGCTCTTAATTTTAGGTAGATATCTACTAATGACTATACAAACGAATACTACTTTTTAGAACAACTTTAAATAAGAGagatatttttattccaataaaaaataatattaaacgTCGAAATAACAAATTAGACAACgagtttttcagttttttttccctCTATAACACACGGAAATTACCAGATCTTAAACTATATCAAAATTTGGTAATAACActaatacaaattattatactaTGAAATCGACAATTATATGCTTATTTTATTATAAGAGgcgtcaaaacaaaaaaaaacaaaaagaaaaaatgatttttatttgtaacatgCATTAAAACTATCGACAACGATAAGTGCAAAAGCAAGTATTACTAGTTGTGCAAGTACCCACTGCTTTCCCTCctttaaacttaaaattatgATGCTCTCGACACCTGACCAAACAACGGTCTTGGTTACACCGCCCGGGTTTTTGGTCAGGTAAAGGCCTAGCACACCACCCCTCTGTTGGGTGTCTTTCNNNNNNNNNNNNNNNNNNNNNNNNNNNNNNNNNNNNNNNNNNNNNNNNNNNNNNNNNNNNNNNNNNNNNNNNNNNNNNNNNNNNNNNNNNNNNNNNNNNNNNNNNNNNNNNNNNNNNNNNNNNNNNNNNNNNNNNNNNNNNNNNNNNNNNNNNNNNNNNNNNNNNNNNNNNNNNNNNNNNNNNNNNNNNNNNNNNNNNNNNNNNNNNNNNNNNNNNNNNNNNNNNNNNNNNNNNNNNNNNNNNNNNNNNNNNNNNNNNNNNNNNNNNNNNNNNNNNNNNNNNNNNNNNNNNNNNNNNNNNNNNNNNNNNNNNNNNNNNNNNNNNNNNNNNNNNNNNNNNNNNNNNNNNNNNNNNNNNNNNNNNNNNNNNNNNNNNNNNNNNNNNNNNNNNNNNNNNNNNNNNNNNNNNNNNNNNNNNNNNNNNNNNNNNNNNNNNNNNNNNNNNNNNNNNNNNNNNNNNNNNNNNNNNNNNNNNNNNNNNNNNNNNNNNNNNNNNNNNNNNNNNNNNNNNNNNNNNNNNNNNNNNNNNNNNNNNNNNNNNNNNNNNNNNNNNNNNNNNNNNNNNNNNNNNNNNNNNNNNNNNNNNNNNNNNNNNNNNNNNNNNNNNNNNNNNNNNNNNNNNNNNNNNNNNNNNNNNNNNNNNNNNNNNNNNNNNNNNNNNNNNNNNNNNNNNNNNNNNNNNNNNNNNNNNNNNNNNNNNNNNNNNNNNNNNNNNNNNNNNNNNNNNNNNNNNNNNNNNNNNNNNNNNNNNNNNNNNNNNNNNNNNNNNNNNNNNNNNNNNNNNNNNNNNNNNNNNNNNNNNNNNNNNNNNNNNNNNNNNNNNNNNNNNNNNNNNNNNNNNNNNNNNNNNNNNNNNNNNNNNNNNNNNNNNNNNNNNNNNNNNNNNNNNNNNNNNNNNNNNNNNNNNNNNNNNNNNNNNNNNNNNNNNNNNNNNNNNNNNNNNNNNNNNNNNNNNNNNNNNNNNNNNNNNNNNNNNNNNNNNNNNNNNNNNNNNNNNNNNNNNNNNNNNNNNNNNNNNNNNNNNNNNNNNNNNNNNNNNNNNNNNNNNNNNNNNNNNNNNNNNNNNNNNNNNNNNNNNNNNNNNNNNNNNNNNNNNNNNNNNNNNNNNNNNNNNNNNNNNNNNNNNNNNNNNNNNNNNNNNNNNNNNNNNNNNNNNNNNNNNNNNNNNNNNNNNNNNNNNNNNNNNNNNNNNNNNNNNNNNNNNNNNNNNNNNNNNNNNNNNNNNNNNNNNNNNNNNNNNNNNNNNNNNNNNNNNNNNNNNNNNNNNNNNNNNNNNNNNNNNNNNNNNNNNNNNNNNNNNNNNNNNNNNNNNNNNNNNNNNNNNNNNNNNNNNNNNNNNNNNNNNNNNNNNNNNNNNNNNNNNNNNNNNNNNNNNNNNNNNNNNNNNNNNNNNNNNNNNNNNNNNNNNNNNNNNNNNNNNNNNNNNNNNNNNNNNNNNNNNNNNNNNNNNNNNNNNNNNNNNNNNNNNNNNNNNNNNNNNNNNNNNNNNNNNNNNNNNNNNNNNNNNNNNNNNNNNNNNNNNNNNNNNNNNNNNNNNNNNNNNNNNNNNNNNNNNNNNNNNNNNNNNNNNNNNNNNNNNNNNNNNNNNNNNNNNNNNNgagatgggcacgaaggtgcatatgagtacagcctaccatcctcagacggacggtcagtcagagaggacgatccagattttggaggatttactgaggatgtgtgtgttggattggggtggtcattgggcagatcatttgagcttggtagagtttgcttacaacaacagctaccaggcgagtattgggatggccccttatgaggcattgtatgggaggccgtgtcgtacaccattatgttggactcaggtgtgggagaggagcatatatggtgcagattttgttcaggagacctcggagaagattcgggttctgaggctgaacatgaaggaggctcaggatcggtagaagagctatgctgataagaggaggaaggatcttgagtttcaggttggtgatagagtgtacctcaagatggccatgttgcggggtccgaacaggtcattgacagagactaagttgagtctgaggtatatagGTCCGTTCAGAGtaattgagcgggtgggactagtggcataccggctggagttgcctgaggttatgcgtgcgttccacaagatATTttatgtgtcgatgctgaggaagtgttttcacgagggtgatcggttgttggctaagattcttgaggatcttcagcccaacatgactttggaggctaGACCGTTGAGGGTGCTcgggaggagagtcaaggaacttcggaagaagaagattcctttgatgagagtcctgtgggactgtgatggagtagaggagcagacttgggagcccgaggcgaggttgaaggcaaggtttaagaaatggtttgagaagcaggtggcgacttgagcttgtctagctgGGTTcaagttgtagtccgtggctggagcgggtacgatggctggagcgggtacagagtattccagcccatctctgtTGATACTTGGTCGTTTAGgcgtggttggttgtgcgactaagtaccaagatgaggtggtgctcgggatgcgggttgatggcttgaattgttgtatcttattttcttatgtatttttcGTTGaagttgtaacgattatgacattgtttttgagattaataagatgagtatttttctttatgtttgactgttgttgtcatgggaaaaagagaaatagctcgggtttctatttttggaaagtttccacgTGGAAATGAGGTTTCCAGagttagaaagtttctaaaaagggaaaatttttgtggaaagtgttgaggtagatctagtctggagatactcgatggcatcagacttgtttgctcaaggccgtgagGGCCCAACTcgtgtgataccgatagctcgatggactttgtggccagagagtgggagcggtatgttgcttcggatgacaatccgagagcgcgctttagggtgacgacccaagagcgagataattgagactccctggataccgtagctgtgagccgcggctcggcagtgagccggtatgtctcgagggttgcgacccgagagcggggggagtgtgtgtgagtgacttcctagatgtcgtagcttaaggcggttggcccgatagcgagccggcatgattcgttggttacAACCACGGatgggggaagcactgagttgtgagcaaatagagtctttgatgtgagtacattggctagagggagacctcatggttcagtcggaggtgtgcgggctgttgcgacagttgcacgggaaaccttggctgatggtgtttagtccggtcggaggacgtgcgggccgtgttgacggtggcacggaggtccttgacggatggacAGTGTTGCGGGATTtgaggacgaatccttattggtcggggagaattgtaacatccgcgaaccaaatatcgcatttttggtctgagtgtcgattgacacccttggtgtatcgatcgacaccatgttttccggtttggtcgtgTCGGTTTAATTGCTGTTTCGTTCGGCttggttcaattagaaattCCTAAACCGTGTATTTAAGGTAAAGGACGACCCAAGTTGAGGGTTTCTGTTGTttggtcgccgttgagtgagaaaaagagagaaaaatgagagaaagcgttggagagtgtttctgtgagattttggcttgttcttggtggtttttggtgagatatATAGCTGTGGAAGGGAGAGTTGTTGTtgggaacaaaggagaagcttgtgaaggtgttgtttccaccgtttctcaacccaatcttcctgtaaaagaggtgagtgcttgaccatggttgatctaagcatgagatctcttttgtttggctgttctttgtctatttctagtgtttgcttgcttgggtttgttgttatcgggtttcccataggttcctgaggcatttgggtgagtttgggacggtttCGAGTTTATCTGAAATGGAGGATCGACGTTCGTGTTCGTGCAGTTCTCGTCTGCAGAAGCTGTGTCGATCGGTTGACACCGActtagcgtcggtcgacaccagtctcatccgagacttgttttccttgtttgatgtattgtttgtgttttgtttgcttgcttaaatTTGAGAGTCTCagatgcttgtgtgtataacctagtagatgggaggacagCCTCACTAAGTAtctatgataatacttacgcatctcaattgttgtttgtggtgtgcaggtaaaggcaaagtatgatcgtggaatcaaggcgatgaggaggaggatgttctagagacttgattgattgtagtctagctattgttaggttgctagtgttgagttgatagaacattgtaggatgttagaacttggttatttcattgttggttctggattattgcattgttggttattggattgatattgttggaattcttattggtttaatggaattgtttttgttatccgctgttgttgattgttgctagggcgttagtgggtatgggaccactagtgaattaatattatttatatatatatatatatatatatatataaagaagggttgtttcagtttaagtgattcttaataagagAAGTAGTTCTTTTCATTACTGCCTACATCTTGTTTTTACAGATTCGATATATTTCGCAATCATCGTTTTATTGCAGATGTTCATGTCGTTTGATGCTTCTGGATTTGATACCCACCAGAGCAGTTCAATTCATTTgccaaaaatttataaaaatttcctGCTCTAAGTTAGGTCgggattaaaaataatacaaatcgataaaataagaaaataatatgtttttagaaatcctatgtaaaattatgatctcatcaatatcataaattaataatgatataaattacatatatataatttagtggAACatactctattgttgtttgcctatttttgaatttgcatACTTATTGAAactcattttaaatttttctcattacatcaaattttttcggtgttgtcttctcaaatcgcatctaAAAATTGTGGAGAGTCCTAAACgcgataattgtttttttacatgtaattggtTCAAAAGGTACCACAATatcttcttcgacttcatcatcatcatgaaaaATAATAGCAGCAATTTCTTATGAACTTCTGAACAtctatcatttttctttttgtcaaccattgggccactactggccggcccattagccaaatccctataTTCGTAGGAAGCAGGATTTGatcctggtgtgatggtgccttctacgaTTGGACTTACCACTGGCCACTACACTAAGAACATCTATCATTTTTACATGTATAATCTAGTAAACTAATGACATTTGTCCTATTACAATAGCcaagatttataaattaaaacaattatataaaaatgtgaattaaaacaaaagtatcttattttctaatagaaatttttcaaaactataaCACCACTAAaaacctatataaattaataaaatttcatttctccgacattattaatttatagaggctTACTTTATATCATTTAAAACCGGGTAATTCTCACAAATAACacaaaagtaatttttttgtagcatattaataaattatgtttCCAAATTTAGCATATCATTTCACATGGGATTAAAATTTAAAGCCATTAATTATGTCACTTGTATAAATGGCTCTTAATTTTAGGTAGATATCTACTAATGACTATACAAACGAATACTACTTTTTAGAACAACTTTAAATAAGAGagatatttttattccaataaaaaataatattaaacgTCGAAATAACAAATTAGACAACgagtttttcagttttttttccctCTATAACACACGGAAATTACCAGATCTTAAACTATATCAAAATTTGGTAATAACActaatacaaattattatactaTGAAATCGACAATTATATGCTTATTTTATTATAAGAGgcgtcaaaacaaaaaaaaacaaaaagaaaaaatgatttttatttgtaacatgCATTAAAACTATCGACAACGATAAGTGCAAAAGCAAGTATTACTAGTTGTGCAAGTACCCACTGCTTTCCCTCctttaaacttaaaattatgATGCTCTCGACACCTGACCAAACAACGGTCTT from Camelina sativa cultivar DH55 chromosome 2, Cs, whole genome shotgun sequence includes the following:
- the LOC109126520 gene encoding putative defensin-like protein 169 produces the protein MSFNKHPTEGWCARPLPDQKPGRCNQDRCLVRCREHHNFKFKGGKAVGTCTTSNTCFCTYRCR